A single region of the Bartonella harrusi genome encodes:
- a CDS encoding response regulator transcription factor: MNHYTLLIIEDDDDLRPILVEQLQMHQEFEILPTKTAEAGITITQEKNIDLVILGIELSDFDGQTAVKKLRAQGFRAPIIMITNHSTNCDTLLDLETGANDYVIKPFRFAVLLARIRVQLRQYEQNDDAVFSIGPYSFKPRQRLLVDQCNKKMHLTEKEAAILKYLYSTNDKIVSRETLLEQIWGYNKNVVTHTLETHIYRLRQKIEKDPSNAQILLTDQNGYRLNL, from the coding sequence ATGAATCATTATACCCTTTTAATCATTGAAGATGATGATGATTTACGCCCTATTTTGGTAGAACAATTGCAAATGCATCAAGAATTTGAAATATTGCCAACAAAAACAGCTGAAGCAGGAATAACAATAACGCAAGAGAAAAATATTGATCTCGTTATTTTAGGAATTGAATTGTCTGATTTTGATGGCCAAACAGCTGTTAAAAAATTACGTGCCCAAGGATTTCGTGCTCCCATTATTATGATCACGAATCATAGCACAAATTGCGATACTCTTTTAGATCTTGAAACAGGCGCCAATGACTATGTAATAAAACCCTTTCGTTTTGCGGTGTTATTAGCACGCATTCGTGTCCAATTGCGTCAATATGAGCAAAATGATGATGCAGTTTTTTCCATTGGTCCTTATAGCTTTAAACCTAGACAAAGACTTCTTGTTGATCAATGCAACAAAAAAATGCACCTCACAGAAAAAGAAGCAGCAATTCTTAAATACCTCTATTCTACCAATGATAAAATTGTAAGTCGAGAAACACTGTTAGAACAAATTTGGGGTTATAATAAAAATGTTGTCACTCATACCTTAGAAACCCACATTTATCGTTTGCGACAAAAAATTGAAAAAGACCCTTCTAATGCACAAATTCTTCTTACCGATCAAAATGGCTATCGCTTAAATCTTTAA
- a CDS encoding class I SAM-dependent methyltransferase — protein sequence MDIITLRDFYDSALGLRVQRTLCEQLNLWWPDLTDKRVMGLGYALPYLSVLCARAQQCFAFMPAAQGASPWPCADNVATALVFEEDLPLPDASVDCILLVHALEYTENSFETLNEIWRVLVPNGSLIVIVPHRPGFWARNASTPFGYGEPYSRQQIARLFEKTNFISGPVQDIVHYMPSSGRASRLFSFFYEPFSRYLLPYFGGLLMCQAQKRVYQGLLVKRRQSQRVFIPALSPQAYERSSHIVANSPSQSHL from the coding sequence TTGGATATAATCACACTGAGAGATTTTTACGATTCTGCCCTTGGACTGCGTGTACAAAGGACGTTGTGTGAGCAATTAAATTTATGGTGGCCCGATCTTACTGATAAGAGGGTAATGGGTTTAGGCTATGCACTTCCTTATCTTTCTGTGTTGTGTGCACGCGCCCAACAATGTTTTGCTTTTATGCCGGCTGCTCAGGGAGCTTCACCTTGGCCTTGTGCTGATAATGTCGCTACGGCACTTGTTTTTGAAGAAGATTTACCGCTTCCTGATGCTTCGGTGGATTGTATTTTATTGGTACATGCTCTGGAATATACAGAAAATTCATTCGAAACGCTGAATGAAATATGGCGTGTTTTGGTGCCCAATGGTAGTTTGATCGTTATTGTTCCTCATCGTCCTGGTTTTTGGGCACGCAATGCTTCTACACCTTTTGGTTATGGCGAACCCTATAGTCGGCAACAAATCGCTCGTTTGTTTGAAAAAACAAACTTTATTTCTGGACCCGTGCAAGACATTGTCCATTATATGCCTTCTTCAGGACGTGCTTCACGATTGTTTTCATTTTTTTATGAACCCTTTTCACGCTATCTTTTGCCTTATTTCGGAGGTCTCTTAATGTGTCAGGCGCAGAAACGTGTTTATCAAGGACTGCTTGTAAAGCGCCGTCAATCGCAGCGTGTTTTTATTCCTGCGTTATCACCACAAGCTTATGAGAGGTCTTCTCACATTGTTGCAAATTCCCCCTCACAATCGCATTTGTGA